One window of the Mycobacterium haemophilum DSM 44634 genome contains the following:
- the recR gene encoding recombination mediator RecR, which translates to MFEGPVQDLIDELGKLPGIGPKSAQRIAFHLLSVEPQDIDRLTAALAKVRDGVRFCAVCGNVSDDERCRVCSDTRRDASVVCVVEEPKDVQAVERTREFRGRYHVLGGALDPLSGIGPDQLRIRELLSRIGERVDEVDITEVIIATDPNTEGEATATYLVRMLRDIPGLTVTRIASGLPMGGDLEFADELTLGRALTGRRAMV; encoded by the coding sequence ATGTTTGAGGGGCCGGTCCAGGATCTGATCGACGAGCTTGGCAAGCTGCCTGGTATCGGACCTAAAAGCGCGCAGCGCATCGCTTTCCACCTGTTATCGGTTGAACCGCAAGATATCGACCGGTTGACCGCCGCGTTGGCGAAGGTCCGCGATGGCGTCCGGTTCTGTGCGGTGTGCGGCAATGTCTCCGACGACGAGCGATGCAGAGTTTGTTCTGATACCCGTCGAGATGCATCTGTGGTGTGCGTTGTCGAGGAGCCGAAAGATGTCCAGGCCGTGGAGCGCACACGCGAATTCCGCGGGCGCTATCACGTGTTGGGCGGTGCGCTTGATCCGCTCTCCGGAATTGGTCCCGACCAGCTGCGGATCCGCGAGCTGTTGAGCCGCATCGGGGAGCGGGTCGACGAGGTGGACATCACCGAGGTGATCATCGCCACCGACCCCAATACTGAGGGTGAGGCAACCGCCACCTATTTGGTTCGAATGCTGCGCGATATCCCCGGCCTGACCGTGACGCGGATCGCGTCCGGGCTGCCGATGGGCGGCGACCTGGAGTTCGCCGACGAGCTGACCCTCGGCCGCGCGCTGACCGGCCGTCGCGCCATGGTCTGA
- a CDS encoding SRPBCC family protein, with protein sequence MGQVSAASTVLINVEPAATLAAVADYQKMRPKILSSQYSEYQVVQGGQGPGTVAKWKLQATKSRVRDVQVDVDVAGHTVIEKDANSSMVTSWTVAPAGPGSSVTMKTAWTGAGGVKGFFEKTFAPLGLKKLQAEVLANLKNELES encoded by the coding sequence ATGGGACAGGTGAGCGCAGCCAGCACGGTCTTGATCAATGTTGAGCCCGCGGCCACACTTGCTGCGGTGGCGGACTATCAGAAGATGCGCCCAAAAATTCTGTCTTCGCAGTACAGCGAGTATCAGGTGGTGCAGGGCGGCCAAGGGCCGGGCACCGTCGCGAAGTGGAAGTTGCAGGCCACCAAATCACGTGTTCGCGATGTGCAGGTTGATGTTGATGTCGCTGGCCACACCGTCATTGAGAAGGACGCGAACTCGTCCATGGTCACTAGCTGGACGGTGGCTCCCGCGGGACCGGGATCCAGCGTGACGATGAAGACGGCCTGGACCGGTGCGGGCGGTGTCAAAGGCTTCTTCGAAAAGACCTTTGCGCCGCTGGGGCTGAAGAAGCTCCAGGCCGAGGTGCTGGCCAACCTGAAGAACGAGCTGGAAAGCTAG
- a CDS encoding YbaB/EbfC family nucleoid-associated protein gives MQPGGDMSALLAQAQQMQQKLLEAQQQLANAQVHGQAGGGLVKVVVKGSGEVVSVAIDPQVVDPDDIETLQDLIVGAMADASKQVTKLAQERLGALTGAMRPTPPPTPPTYMPGT, from the coding sequence ATGCAACCCGGAGGCGATATGTCAGCGCTGCTCGCTCAGGCGCAGCAGATGCAGCAAAAGCTACTGGAAGCCCAACAACAGCTTGCGAACGCGCAGGTGCATGGTCAGGCCGGTGGCGGCTTGGTCAAGGTCGTCGTCAAAGGCAGTGGCGAAGTGGTCAGTGTCGCCATCGATCCCCAGGTCGTCGACCCCGACGACATTGAGACCTTGCAGGACCTGATCGTCGGGGCGATGGCTGATGCTTCCAAGCAAGTCACCAAACTGGCTCAGGAGCGCTTGGGCGCGCTGACGGGCGCCATGCGCCCAACACCTCCGCCGACCCCACCGACTTACATGCCAGGAACCTGA
- the leuA gene encoding 2-isopropylmalate synthase yields the protein MTNPDSPDAYQSARTIVKPAGTPTPGQPAWNPQRGSTMPVSRYRPFAQEVEPIRVADRTWPDRVIDRAPLWCAVDLRDGNQALIDPMSPARKRRMFDLLVRMGYKEIEVGFPSASQTDFDFVREIITGGAIPDDVTIQVLTQCRPELIERTFEACEGASRVIVHFYNSTSILQRRVVFRADQAAVQAIATDGARKCIEEAAKYPGTQWRFEYSPESYTGTELEYAKQVCDAVGEVIQPTPENPIIFNLPATVEMATPNVYADSIEWMSRNLANRKSVILSLHPHNDRGTAVAAAELGFSAGADRIEGCLFGNGERTGNVCLVTLGLNLFSRGVDPQIDFSNIDEIRRTVEYCNQLRVHERHPYGGDLVYTAFSGSHQDAINKGLDQMKIDADAANSDVDDILWQVPYLPIDPRDVGRTYEAVIRVNSQSGKGGVAYIMKADHGLELPRRLQIEFSQVIQKISEGDGGEVTPKEMWDAFSEEYLAPVRPLERIKQRVNAAEEDGGSTSIAATVKINGEETEISGVGNGPLAAFIDALGHVGFQVSVLDYSEHAMSAGDDAQAAAYVEASVAVPIASAAEPGEAGQRAGSERRTVWGVGIAPSITTASLRAVVSAVNRAMRG from the coding sequence GTGACTAATCCTGATTCACCCGACGCCTATCAGTCAGCACGCACCATCGTGAAACCCGCCGGCACACCCACGCCGGGCCAGCCCGCGTGGAACCCTCAACGAGGTTCCACAATGCCGGTCAGCCGGTACCGGCCGTTCGCCCAGGAAGTCGAGCCCATCCGGGTCGCCGACCGCACCTGGCCCGACCGCGTGATCGATCGCGCGCCGCTGTGGTGCGCGGTGGATCTGCGGGACGGCAACCAGGCGCTGATCGACCCGATGAGCCCAGCCCGCAAACGCCGTATGTTCGACCTGCTGGTTCGCATGGGCTACAAGGAGATCGAGGTCGGGTTCCCGTCCGCCAGCCAAACCGACTTCGACTTCGTCCGCGAGATCATCACTGGCGGCGCTATTCCGGACGACGTCACCATCCAGGTGCTGACCCAATGCCGACCGGAACTGATTGAACGCACCTTCGAGGCCTGCGAGGGCGCGTCGCGGGTGATCGTGCACTTCTACAACTCAACGTCAATTCTGCAGCGTCGCGTGGTTTTTCGTGCCGACCAAGCCGCGGTGCAGGCCATCGCGACCGACGGTGCGCGTAAGTGTATCGAAGAGGCGGCCAAGTACCCGGGCACGCAGTGGCGGTTCGAGTATTCACCGGAGTCCTATACCGGGACGGAGCTGGAATACGCCAAACAGGTGTGCGACGCCGTCGGCGAAGTCATTCAACCGACGCCGGAAAACCCGATCATCTTCAACCTGCCTGCCACCGTGGAGATGGCCACCCCCAATGTCTACGCCGACTCGATCGAGTGGATGAGCCGCAATCTGGCCAACCGCAAGTCCGTCATCCTGAGCCTGCATCCACACAACGATCGCGGAACCGCCGTCGCTGCAGCAGAATTGGGCTTTTCTGCCGGTGCCGACCGGATCGAGGGCTGCCTGTTCGGCAACGGGGAACGCACCGGCAACGTGTGCCTGGTAACGCTGGGGCTGAACCTGTTTTCCCGCGGTGTGGACCCCCAGATCGACTTCTCCAACATCGACGAGATCCGGCGAACGGTAGAGTACTGCAACCAGCTGCGGGTGCACGAACGTCACCCCTACGGCGGAGACCTGGTCTACACCGCGTTCTCCGGCAGCCATCAGGATGCCATCAACAAGGGCCTGGACCAGATGAAGATCGATGCGGACGCCGCCAACTCCGATGTCGACGACATCCTGTGGCAGGTGCCGTACCTGCCGATCGACCCGCGCGACGTCGGCCGTACCTACGAGGCGGTGATCCGGGTCAACTCGCAGTCCGGTAAGGGCGGGGTGGCTTACATCATGAAGGCCGACCACGGCCTGGAACTGCCGCGACGGCTGCAGATCGAGTTTTCTCAAGTAATCCAGAAAATCAGTGAAGGCGACGGAGGCGAGGTCACACCCAAGGAGATGTGGGACGCGTTCTCCGAGGAGTACCTCGCACCAGTGCGACCGCTGGAGCGCATAAAGCAGCGAGTCAATGCCGCAGAGGAAGACGGCGGCAGCACCAGCATTGCCGCGACCGTCAAGATCAACGGCGAAGAGACCGAGATCAGCGGGGTCGGCAACGGCCCACTAGCCGCTTTCATCGACGCGCTGGGCCACGTCGGCTTCCAGGTGTCCGTTCTGGATTATTCTGAGCACGCGATGAGCGCCGGCGACGACGCGCAGGCCGCTGCTTACGTTGAGGCGTCGGTAGCCGTGCCGATCGCAAGCGCGGCGGAGCCGGGCGAAGCGGGTCAGCGCGCAGGCAGCGAGCGCCGTACGGTGTGGGGCGTGGGCATTGCGCCGTCGATCACCACGGCGTCGCTGCGTGCCGTCGTCTCAGCGGTCAACCGGGCAATGCGCGGCTAG
- a CDS encoding FAD-binding oxidoreductase — MVPVQASALAVHTSGVERLLASYRSIPATSPVRLAKPTSNLFRARAKRDAPGLDASGLTGVISIDTEARTADVAGMCTYDDLVAATLPYGLSPLVVPQLKTITVGGAVTGLGIESASFRNGLPHESVLEMDILTGAGELLTVSADQHCDLYRAFPNSYGTLGYSTRLRIALEPVAPFVALRHIRFHSLTEMVAAMERIIDTGGRDGIPVDYLDGVVFSADESYLCVGKRTTTPGLVSDYTGQRIYYRSIQHDNDVKEDRLTIHDYMWRWDTDWFWCSRAFGAQNRQLRRWWPRRYRRSSVYWKLVAADRRFGIADRIEARNGRPPRERVVQDVEVPIERTCEFLQWFLGNVPIAPIWLCPLRLRDHNSWPLYPIQPDRSYVNIGFWSTVPAGATEGATNRTIEAKVSALDGHKSLYSDSFYTREEFTELYGGESYNTVKKIYDPDSRLLDLYAKAVQRR, encoded by the coding sequence GTGGTGCCTGTTCAAGCATCTGCACTGGCTGTCCACACATCTGGTGTCGAGCGGTTGTTGGCGAGCTATCGATCCATCCCCGCCACGTCGCCCGTCCGGCTCGCCAAGCCGACCTCAAACCTGTTCCGCGCCCGTGCTAAACGCGATGCACCCGGCCTGGATGCCTCGGGGCTGACCGGTGTCATCAGCATCGACACCGAAGCCCGCACCGCCGATGTGGCCGGCATGTGCACCTACGATGACCTGGTAGCCGCTACCTTGCCTTACGGCCTTTCGCCACTGGTGGTTCCGCAACTGAAGACCATCACCGTCGGCGGTGCGGTCACCGGGTTGGGCATCGAATCGGCCTCGTTTCGCAATGGCCTACCACACGAATCGGTGCTGGAAATGGATATCCTCACCGGCGCTGGCGAATTGCTCACCGTATCGGCAGACCAGCACTGCGACCTGTACCGCGCCTTCCCCAATTCTTATGGGACGTTGGGATATTCAACCCGGCTTCGAATCGCGCTGGAGCCTGTCGCGCCGTTCGTGGCGCTGCGACACATCCGATTTCACTCGCTGACCGAAATGGTCGCGGCGATGGAACGCATCATCGACACCGGCGGACGAGACGGCATCCCAGTCGATTATCTCGACGGTGTGGTGTTCAGTGCTGACGAGAGCTACCTATGCGTCGGTAAGCGGACCACAACCCCGGGACTGGTCAGCGACTACACCGGACAACGCATCTACTACCGGTCGATCCAGCACGACAACGACGTTAAAGAAGACCGGTTGACAATCCACGACTATATGTGGCGCTGGGACACCGACTGGTTTTGGTGCTCTCGCGCGTTTGGGGCGCAGAACCGGCAACTGCGGCGCTGGTGGCCGCGCCGCTACCGGCGCAGCAGCGTGTACTGGAAGCTGGTGGCCGCCGACCGGCGCTTTGGAATCGCTGACCGGATCGAGGCGCGCAATGGCCGTCCACCACGGGAACGGGTGGTGCAGGACGTTGAGGTGCCGATCGAACGGACCTGCGAGTTCTTGCAGTGGTTCCTAGGCAACGTGCCCATTGCTCCGATCTGGTTGTGCCCGTTGCGGCTTCGTGATCACAACAGTTGGCCGCTGTATCCGATCCAACCGGACCGCAGCTACGTCAACATTGGGTTCTGGTCCACGGTGCCAGCTGGCGCCACCGAGGGCGCGACCAACCGGACGATCGAGGCCAAGGTCAGTGCGCTCGATGGGCACAAGTCGTTGTATTCCGACTCCTTCTATACCCGCGAGGAGTTTACCGAGCTGTATGGCGGGGAGTCCTACAACACCGTGAAGAAGATATACGATCCCGACTCACGTCTCCTCGACCTTTATGCAAAGGCGGTGCAACGACGATGA
- a CDS encoding type 1 glutamine amidotransferase — MADSVIRIGLVLPDVMGTYGDGGNAVVLRQRLLLRGIAAEIVELTLADPVPESLDLYTLGGAEDYAQRLATRHLLRYPGLQRAAARGAPVLAICAAVQVLGQWYETSSEERVDGVGLLDVTTAPQDARTIGELVSTPLLAGLSQRLSGFENHRGGTVLGPAATPLGAVVKGAGNRAGDNFDGVIQGSVVATYMHGPCLARNPELADLLLSKVVGELAPLELPEVELLRRERLAAR, encoded by the coding sequence ATGGCTGACTCGGTCATTCGGATCGGGCTGGTATTGCCCGACGTCATGGGCACCTACGGCGACGGCGGTAACGCGGTCGTGCTGCGCCAACGACTGCTATTGCGAGGCATCGCCGCTGAGATTGTCGAGCTGACGCTCGCTGATCCGGTGCCCGAGTCGCTGGACCTGTACACGCTGGGTGGCGCGGAGGACTACGCGCAGCGGCTGGCCACGAGACACCTGCTGCGGTATCCGGGCCTGCAGCGAGCCGCGGCCCGCGGCGCACCCGTGCTGGCGATCTGTGCGGCGGTGCAGGTGCTCGGCCAATGGTACGAGACATCGTCCGAGGAACGAGTTGACGGCGTGGGTTTGCTGGATGTGACTACCGCGCCACAAGATGCACGCACCATTGGCGAACTGGTCAGCACGCCGTTGCTGGCCGGCTTGAGCCAACGCCTGAGCGGCTTCGAAAACCACCGCGGTGGCACCGTGTTGGGCCCCGCGGCGACGCCACTGGGCGCGGTGGTCAAGGGAGCGGGTAACCGGGCGGGTGACAACTTCGACGGCGTCATTCAGGGCAGTGTGGTGGCGACCTACATGCACGGACCCTGCCTGGCCCGTAACCCCGAGCTTGCCGACCTGTTGCTGAGCAAGGTGGTAGGTGAGCTGGCGCCACTAGAGCTGCCCGAGGTGGAGTTGCTACGCCGCGAGCGACTGGCGGCTCGCTAG
- a CDS encoding class I SAM-dependent methyltransferase, with product MTTTRDPERFTQISGGKLTMAEILAILTATGQQPLKFTAYDGSTAGHDDAEMGLDLCTPRGATYLATAPGELGIARAYVAGDLQARGVHPGDPYALLKTLTDRVQFKRPSLRVLASVVRSLGVEHLLPIAPPPQETPPRWRRITDGLLHSKARDAEAIHHHYDVSNTFYEWVLGPSMTYTCAVYPNAEATLEEAQENKYRLIFEKLRLQPGDRLLDVGCGWGGMVRYAARRGVRVIGATLSAEQAKWARKAIDDEGLTELAEVRHSDYRDVCETEFDAVSSIGLTEHIGVKNYPAYFNFLKSKLRTGGLLLNHCITRRDNTSTSFAGGFTDRYVFPDGELTGSGRIITEIQEVGLEVLHEENFRHHYAMTLRDWCRNLVEHWDDAVAEVGLPIAKVWGLYMAASRVAFERNNLQLHHVLATKVDVWGDDSLPPRPWWTP from the coding sequence ATGACCACAACCAGAGATCCCGAGCGTTTCACCCAGATTTCTGGGGGCAAACTGACAATGGCCGAGATTCTGGCGATCTTGACCGCTACCGGGCAACAGCCGCTGAAGTTCACCGCGTATGACGGCAGCACCGCAGGCCACGATGATGCCGAAATGGGTCTGGATCTATGCACCCCCCGCGGCGCCACCTACTTGGCCACGGCTCCCGGTGAGCTCGGTATTGCACGCGCGTATGTAGCCGGTGACCTGCAGGCCCGCGGTGTCCATCCCGGTGATCCCTACGCGCTGCTCAAAACACTGACCGACAGAGTCCAATTCAAACGACCGTCACTGCGCGTACTGGCCAGTGTCGTCCGCTCTCTTGGCGTTGAGCATTTGCTGCCGATCGCACCGCCTCCGCAGGAGACACCGCCCCGGTGGCGCCGGATCACTGACGGCCTGCTGCACAGCAAGGCTCGTGACGCCGAGGCCATCCACCACCACTACGACGTCTCCAACACGTTCTACGAGTGGGTGCTCGGGCCCTCGATGACCTACACCTGCGCGGTCTATCCGAACGCCGAGGCGACGTTGGAAGAGGCCCAGGAGAACAAATACCGTCTGATTTTCGAGAAGCTGCGACTACAGCCCGGTGACCGGCTACTCGATGTCGGCTGCGGCTGGGGCGGTATGGTGCGCTACGCCGCCCGACGCGGGGTCCGGGTCATCGGTGCGACGCTGTCGGCCGAGCAAGCGAAGTGGGCGCGAAAAGCGATTGACGACGAGGGGTTGACAGAGCTTGCTGAAGTGCGGCATTCCGACTACCGCGATGTATGCGAGACGGAGTTCGACGCCGTCTCGTCGATTGGGCTGACCGAGCACATCGGCGTCAAGAATTACCCCGCCTACTTCAACTTCCTGAAGTCGAAGTTGCGGACCGGCGGTCTGCTGCTTAATCACTGCATCACCCGCCGCGACAACACGTCGACCTCCTTTGCCGGCGGATTCACCGACCGCTACGTCTTCCCCGACGGGGAACTAACCGGCTCGGGACGCATCATCACCGAGATCCAAGAGGTCGGTTTGGAAGTGCTGCACGAGGAGAACTTCCGGCACCACTACGCGATGACGCTGCGCGACTGGTGCCGCAACCTCGTCGAGCACTGGGACGACGCGGTTGCCGAGGTCGGCCTACCCATCGCCAAGGTCTGGGGTTTGTATATGGCGGCGTCGCGGGTGGCCTTCGAACGAAACAACCTTCAGCTGCATCACGTACTGGCAACGAAGGTCGACGTGTGGGGTGACGACAGCCTCCCGCCGCGACCTTGGTGGACGCCTTAG
- a CDS encoding DEDDh family exonuclease: protein MTPQNPAPWGWPASEPVTGWAVIDVETSGFHPGQARIISVAALGLDADGRVERSVVSLLNPGVDPGPTHVHGLTAAMLEDQPQFADIVGDVVEVLRGRTLVAHNVAFDYAFLAAEAEIAEAELPVDSVMCTVELARRLGLGIDNLRLETLAAHWGVPQQRPHDAFDDALVLTGVLAAALKRARQLDVWLPVRPVTRRRWPNGRVTHDELRPLKALAARMPCPYLNPGRYVRGRPLVQGMRVALAAELARTHEELVERILHTGLAYSEAVDRETSLVICNEAAPAQGKGYLARQLGVPVVSDEQFMDCVRAVVGGTSMDEFANVAATDEQFTLF, encoded by the coding sequence ATGACCCCCCAAAATCCGGCGCCCTGGGGTTGGCCAGCCAGCGAGCCGGTCACGGGTTGGGCCGTCATCGACGTCGAGACCTCGGGTTTTCATCCCGGTCAGGCCCGGATCATCAGCGTTGCCGCACTCGGCCTCGATGCCGACGGACGCGTGGAGCGGTCGGTGGTCAGCCTGCTCAATCCCGGGGTGGACCCGGGTCCTACCCACGTGCATGGCCTGACGGCCGCCATGCTCGAAGATCAGCCGCAATTCGCCGACATTGTCGGTGACGTGGTCGAGGTGCTGCGCGGCCGCACGCTGGTGGCGCACAATGTCGCGTTCGACTACGCGTTTCTCGCCGCGGAGGCCGAGATCGCGGAAGCCGAACTCCCCGTCGACAGCGTCATGTGCACGGTCGAGCTGGCCCGGCGGCTAGGCCTGGGGATCGACAATCTGCGGTTGGAGACTCTCGCGGCGCACTGGGGTGTGCCCCAGCAACGGCCGCATGACGCCTTCGACGACGCACTGGTTTTGACCGGGGTGCTGGCAGCGGCGCTCAAGAGGGCGCGCCAACTCGACGTGTGGCTTCCGGTGCGTCCGGTGACCCGGCGCCGCTGGCCCAACGGCCGGGTGACCCACGACGAGCTGCGACCGCTGAAGGCGCTGGCTGCCCGCATGCCGTGTCCGTATCTCAACCCGGGGCGATACGTCCGCGGCAGACCGCTGGTCCAAGGCATGCGGGTGGCCCTGGCGGCCGAGTTGGCACGCACTCACGAAGAACTCGTCGAGCGAATCCTGCACACCGGGCTGGCCTACAGCGAGGCCGTCGACCGCGAGACGTCACTGGTGATTTGCAACGAAGCCGCCCCCGCGCAGGGCAAGGGCTATCTCGCCAGGCAATTAGGTGTGCCAGTGGTTTCTGACGAGCAATTCATGGACTGCGTTCGCGCCGTCGTCGGCGGCACCAGCATGGACGAATTCGCCAACGTCGCCGCGACCGACGAGCAGTTCACGCTGTTTTGA
- a CDS encoding Rv3717 family N-acetylmuramoyl-L-alanine amidase: MIVGVLVAASTAIIPTAAAYPSNPANIAGTVVFIDPGHNGSNDASISRQVPTGRGGTKDCQASGTSTNSGYQEHTLTWDTALRVRAALNGLGVRTALSRGNDTALGPCVDARANMANALHPNAVISLHGDGGPASGRGFHVNYSAPPLNTVQAGPSVQFARIMRDQLQASGIPPANYIGQSGLYGRSDLAGLNLAQYPSILIELGNMKNPADSALMESPEGRQKYADAVVRGVAGFLAAQSQAH; the protein is encoded by the coding sequence ATGATCGTAGGTGTACTCGTCGCGGCCTCGACGGCAATCATCCCGACCGCGGCGGCCTATCCTTCTAACCCCGCCAATATCGCTGGCACGGTCGTGTTCATCGACCCCGGCCACAATGGCTCCAATGACGCATCTATCAGCCGCCAGGTGCCCACCGGTCGGGGTGGCACCAAGGACTGCCAGGCCAGCGGCACGTCGACGAACAGTGGCTATCAAGAACACACTCTCACCTGGGACACCGCGCTGCGAGTGCGCGCCGCGTTGAACGGCCTGGGTGTGCGGACCGCCCTGTCCCGCGGCAACGACACTGCGCTGGGCCCGTGCGTCGACGCACGCGCCAACATGGCCAATGCGTTGCACCCCAATGCGGTCATCAGCCTGCACGGCGACGGCGGCCCGGCATCCGGCCGGGGCTTTCACGTCAACTACTCCGCCCCGCCGCTCAACACGGTGCAGGCCGGCCCGTCGGTGCAGTTCGCGCGAATCATGCGCGACCAGTTGCAAGCCTCAGGCATTCCGCCGGCGAACTACATTGGCCAGAGCGGTCTGTACGGGCGTTCAGATCTGGCTGGCCTGAATCTGGCGCAGTATCCGTCGATCTTGATCGAGTTGGGCAACATGAAGAATCCAGCCGACTCGGCGCTGATGGAGTCGCCCGAAGGCAGACAAAAATACGCCGACGCTGTAGTCCGCGGCGTCGCGGGCTTCCTTGCCGCCCAGAGCCAGGCGCACTGA
- a CDS encoding Mur ligase family protein: protein MVTARAHLALAAGAGARWASRITGRGAGAMIGGLVAITLDRSILSQLGAGRRTVVVTGTNGKSTTTRMAVAALEAASSTLVPGSVATNAEGANMDAGLVAALAANRGAELAVLEVDEMHVPHVADALTPRVVVLLNLSRDQLDRVGEINVIERTLRAGLARHPAAVVIANCDDVLMTSAAYDSPNVVWVAAGGTWSNDSVSCPRSGEVIVRDNGHWYSTGADFKRPSPHWWFDNNTLYGPDGLALPMRLALPGSVNRGNAAQAVAAAVTLGANATTAVAAVSKVDEVAGRYRSVRIGEHTARILLAKNPAGWQEALSMVNRHAAGVVISVNGQVPDGEDLSWLWDVRFEHFGEAFKTPVVAAGERGTDLAVRLGYAGVEHTLVHDTVAAIASCPPGQVEVVANYTAFLQLQRRLARHG from the coding sequence GTGGTTACCGCCCGCGCACATCTAGCCCTGGCCGCCGGGGCAGGCGCGCGGTGGGCGTCGCGGATTACCGGACGCGGAGCTGGGGCGATGATCGGCGGCCTAGTAGCGATAACCCTGGACCGCTCGATTCTCAGCCAGCTCGGAGCGGGCCGGCGCACCGTCGTCGTCACCGGCACCAACGGCAAATCGACGACCACCCGGATGGCTGTGGCCGCGTTGGAGGCCGCGTCGAGCACGCTGGTCCCTGGCTCGGTTGCGACCAATGCTGAAGGCGCCAACATGGACGCCGGCCTGGTGGCCGCGCTGGCCGCGAACCGTGGCGCCGAACTCGCAGTCCTTGAGGTCGACGAGATGCATGTGCCGCACGTCGCCGATGCCCTCACGCCTCGCGTCGTCGTCCTGCTGAACCTGTCGCGCGATCAGCTGGACCGCGTCGGCGAGATCAACGTGATCGAACGCACGCTGCGCGCCGGCCTGGCCCGGCACCCGGCGGCCGTCGTCATCGCCAACTGCGACGACGTGCTGATGACCTCGGCCGCCTACGACAGTCCGAACGTGGTGTGGGTGGCCGCGGGTGGCACGTGGTCGAACGACTCGGTCAGCTGCCCCCGCAGTGGCGAGGTCATCGTCCGCGACAACGGACACTGGTATTCCACCGGCGCCGATTTCAAGCGACCCAGCCCGCACTGGTGGTTCGACAACAACACCCTGTACGGGCCCGACGGGCTGGCGCTGCCGATGCGGCTGGCACTGCCCGGCTCGGTAAATCGCGGCAACGCCGCTCAGGCGGTGGCCGCCGCCGTCACGCTGGGCGCCAACGCCACAACAGCAGTAGCAGCAGTGTCCAAGGTCGATGAAGTCGCCGGACGGTACCGGAGCGTGCGAATCGGCGAACACACCGCCCGGATCCTGCTGGCTAAGAATCCGGCGGGCTGGCAAGAAGCGCTGTCGATGGTGAACAGACACGCTGCCGGGGTGGTCATCTCGGTCAACGGGCAGGTGCCCGACGGCGAGGATCTGTCGTGGTTGTGGGATGTGCGCTTCGAACACTTCGGGGAGGCCTTCAAAACTCCAGTGGTAGCCGCCGGCGAACGCGGCACCGACCTGGCGGTACGCCTGGGATACGCGGGGGTGGAACACACCTTGGTGCACGACACCGTAGCCGCGATCGCCTCCTGCCCACCCGGGCAGGTGGAGGTCGTCGCCAACTACACCGCCTTCCTCCAGCTGCAGCGCAGGTTGGCGCGTCATGGCTGA